From Pulveribacter suum, a single genomic window includes:
- a CDS encoding AEC family transporter, with amino-acid sequence MFFSVLAPLAPVILCIGLGFAIARVGWVRASAIPDLSNIVFLVLTPALLFRTMGGVRLQELDFTPVALYFGAAGLLFVATLMLGGLTTATAARALAHMFSNTVMIGVPFVGLVFGPQGLVTLFTLISLHALVLLTAATLVFELLQAREQRAAQQQQEGGAPHSMARTVGQAVRNSIVHPVPLPILAGLLFAQTGLALPGPVDRALQVMGAALGPMALLLVGISLAYTRIGRHWRGALRIAVAKGLVMPALLFAMARLLGLSGQGIAVMFTAAALPVGANVLLFTQRYGVMQDEVSSAIAISTALALFTLPLVLLAAHYLAG; translated from the coding sequence TTGTTCTTCTCCGTCCTTGCCCCCCTGGCGCCGGTCATCCTGTGCATCGGCCTGGGCTTTGCCATTGCCCGCGTCGGCTGGGTGCGCGCCAGCGCCATCCCCGACCTGTCCAACATCGTCTTTCTGGTGCTCACTCCGGCGCTGCTGTTTCGCACCATGGGCGGCGTGCGCCTGCAGGAGCTGGACTTCACCCCCGTGGCGCTGTACTTCGGCGCGGCCGGGCTGCTGTTCGTCGCCACGCTGATGCTGGGCGGCCTGACCACGGCAACGGCCGCGCGCGCCCTGGCGCACATGTTCAGCAACACGGTGATGATCGGCGTGCCCTTTGTCGGGCTGGTCTTCGGGCCGCAGGGCCTGGTGACGCTGTTCACGCTGATCTCGCTGCACGCCCTGGTGCTGCTGACGGCCGCCACGCTGGTGTTCGAGCTGCTGCAGGCGCGCGAGCAGCGCGCGGCGCAGCAGCAGCAAGAGGGCGGGGCGCCGCATTCGATGGCGCGCACCGTGGGGCAGGCAGTGCGCAACAGCATCGTGCACCCCGTGCCGCTGCCCATCCTGGCCGGTTTGCTGTTCGCGCAGACCGGGCTGGCGCTGCCCGGCCCGGTGGACCGCGCGCTGCAGGTCATGGGCGCCGCCCTGGGGCCGATGGCGCTGCTGCTGGTGGGCATTTCGCTGGCCTATACGCGCATCGGCCGGCACTGGCGCGGCGCGCTGCGCATCGCCGTGGCCAAGGGCCTGGTCATGCCCGCGCTGCTGTTCGCCATGGCGCGGCTCCTGGGCCTGTCGGGGCAGGGCATCGCCGTGATGTTCACCGCCGCCGCCCTGCCCGTGGGGGCCAACGTGCTGCTGTTCACCCAGCGCTACGGGGTGATGCAGGACGAGGTGTCCTCGGCCATCGCGATCTCCACCGCCCTGGCCTTGTTCACCCTGCCCCTGGTCCTGCTGGCCGCCCACTACCTGGCCGGCTGA